A genomic region of Candidatus Schekmanbacteria bacterium contains the following coding sequences:
- the tuf gene encoding elongation factor Tu (EF-Tu; promotes GTP-dependent binding of aminoacyl-tRNA to the A-site of ribosomes during protein biosynthesis; when the tRNA anticodon matches the mRNA codon, GTP hydrolysis results; the inactive EF-Tu-GDP leaves the ribosome and release of GDP is promoted by elongation factor Ts; many prokaryotes have two copies of the gene encoding EF-Tu), whose amino-acid sequence EMVMPGDNVSVEVTLITPIAMEKELRFAIREGGRTVGAGVVSEVIK is encoded by the coding sequence GAGATGGTAATGCCGGGGGACAATGTGAGCGTAGAAGTGACGCTGATAACCCCGATAGCGATGGAGAAGGAATTAAGGTTTGCAATACGTGAAGGCGGCAGGACAGTCGGCGCAGGCGTCGTAAGCGAAGTAATTAAATAA